The Apostichopus japonicus isolate 1M-3 chromosome 20, ASM3797524v1, whole genome shotgun sequence genome contains a region encoding:
- the LOC139962014 gene encoding uncharacterized protein isoform X6: MQVIEGLPTYGVHYYEVKDKSGLPWWLGLSYKGIGQYDLGDRVTPRNVFNWKQLQNIYYQSRKFSIEVLDAKRVLHNLSSVELYQQDQDSFDDLADALTDPTTQVTVSRRTFSGGSATVHAWYGHPLMVRSMWTMAVSQHQFYLDRKHSKEMPATDKSLSQIANDLTVSTVSLSSSQTSEQSGDDKLKDSTNSLKVSEATLTKLTDKEKSSRELLAMEGEEARKQMVAALKEKKTVLEERLREKIEALKDLCIREAEITNIVPDEYPKTPGEPFPKFQRRMTTSYKLSEKHVKEESLNSGNYELSRLEKEFEIQSNIVTAARKLANDPNISKKVRKTRREAYKNSARRLDKIYKELNKLRLQLGLAITDRISSDVQADLDHMESSGRRLSFTGTLPKSLSRGRSKTRESPETKRSKSVPRQLLDNVTSPALNRNDKVAMQRAPSPVISFTDYDSKDSASNLSTKPPHGRKQDINHYETVPRDSPRRTEDGIAGDRHSYGTDTSSLSSSSSKGLFNRTNSEYSVSVRSSSSSKSAPIIYQSLQRLPRSSKGASGSIEDFRIRSGSNTSLEYDKRVRRKGSAETIASQQRPTPPSLLFSENSPNSPPPVYGTVPRSYIQMGRYYESPELSSPVHEVKPSPKHAVSMHNLPQAIHSEHSAMYGETGDGFLAQGRSLGGPAPTPKKHASLGNLIDVVEDESRDQGINLPQGRYNVPKRNVEDQYHYSYTQADRGNHLSSPRRGGQSSHPENSLSSRRRHNSFSSQHSNSSQSSVTSHQSHSSQRSQRSQSSQRSQAPQVMMNGTRNPGSHNTTPIKQPPPPSVPVSYASEGHHYRMSNERTAYPDQYHSHHQRDDPYRQHQASPQRYDHYQSRDEYDYHMEPPALYRDEPNDFYTDQQYDDSFQSSYHHDEMAPAGYHNGEAQRSFTTQQSYSQSGLTIRAVSTPSNQSSPVPQPAPAYMTSAPAVSRSPHPPVYGTTIAVSKVHYQPATPMTCEPVTRKKKHHSHHMAGSLPSLIALEDSNPVLLQRSEVNSPVSSEGSRGGYSPYIEDIEYAADIDEYAEGDDYFDENSSWSSEREINQSHPGKIRAGTLV; encoded by the exons GGTAACGGTCAGTCGACGTACGTTCAGCGGAGGCAGCGCTACAGTACATGCTTGGTACGGCCATCCGTTGATGGTGAGATCTATGTGGACAATGGCCGTCAGTCAACATCAGTTCTACCTTGATCGAAAGCACAGTAAG GAGATGCCAGCCACGGACAAAAGCCTGAGTCAGATTGCCAACGATTTGACGGTGAGCACCGTCTCTCTTTCCTCATCCCAGACATCGGAACAGAGCGGTGATGACAAACTGAAGGACTCCACCAATAGCCTCAAGGTTTCAGAGGCGACCCTCACCAAACTCACAGATAAAGAGAAAT CTTCACGAGAACTGTTAGCCATGGAGGGAGAGGAAGCTAGGAAACAGATGGTTGCAGCACTGAAAGAGAAGAAGACAGTGTTAGAGGAGAGACTGCGTGAGAAGATAGAGGCTTTAAAAGACCTATGCATTCGAGAAGCG GAGATAACCAATATTGTACCAGATGAATATCCCAAGACGCCCGGAGAGCCTTTTCCGAAGTTCCAGCGCCGGATGACAACCTCGTACAAACTCTCAGAAAAACACGTCAAGGAAGAATCGCTTAATTCTGGG AATTACGAACTGAGCCGTTTAGAGAAAGAATTTGAGATCCAGTCCAATATCGTGACAGCAGCAAGAAAGTTGGCCAACGACCCTAACATCAGCAAGAAGGTCCGAAAGACTCGACGAGAAGCCTACAAAAATTCTGCACGTCGA TTGGACAAGATATATAAGGAACTAAACAAACTTCGGCTTCAGCTAGGACTGGCCATTACAGACAGAATTTCATCTGACGTACAAGCCGATCTCGATCACATGGAATCTTCCGGCCGTAGGTTGAGTTTTACCGGGACGTTACCGAAAAGCCTTAGTCGTGGGAGGAGTAAAACGAGAGAGTCTCCAGAAACAAAGAGATCTAAAAGTGTTCCCAGACAATTACTGGATAACGTCACATCTCCTGCGTTAAATAGAAACGATAAAGTCGCCATGCAGAGGGCGCCATCTCCTGTCATCAGTTTTACGGACTATGACAGCAAGGACAGTGCTTCCAATTTGTCTACAAAGCCACCTCACGGTCGTAAACAGGACATCAATCACTACGAGACCGTCCCCAGGGACTCCCCGAGAAGAACGGAGGATGGTATCGCAGGGGACAGGCACAGCTACGGTACTGATACTAGCTCACTTTCCAGCTCTAGTTCAAAAGGCCTATTCAACAGGACTAATTCAGAATATAGCGTATCAGTTAGGAGCAGCTCTAGCTCCAAATCTGCACCTATTATCTATCAATCTTTGCAAAGGCTACCGAGGTCGTCCAAAGGTGCGAGCGGGAGCATCGAAGATTTTCGAATTCGCAGCGGAAGCAACACCTCCCTGGAATATGACAAACGTGTGAGAAGAAAGGGAAGTGCAGAAACGATAGCTAGTCAGCAAAGACCCACACCACCATCCTTGCTTTTCTCAGAGAACAGTCCAAATAGCCCCCCTCCAGTTTACGGTACCGTCCCTAGGTCGTACATCCAGATGGGGCGATACTACGAATCCCCAGAATTATCTTCTCCCGTGCACGAAGTGAAGCCCTCGCCGAAACACGCAGTTTCGATGCATAACTTACCGCAGGCCATACACAGTGAACATTCAGCCATGTATGGCGAGACTGGGGATGGGTTCCTGGCGCAGGGGCGAAGCCTAGGGGGTCCAGCCCCAACCCCGAAGAAACACGCTTCGTTAGGTAACCTAATCGATGTGGTGGAAGATGAATCGAGAGATCAGGGAATAAACCTGCCACAGGGGAGGTACAACGTACCAAAGAGGAATGTTGAAGATCAATACCATTATAGTTACACACAGGCTGACAGGGGTAACCATCTCAGTAGTCCCAGGCGAGGGGGTCAAAGTTCACACCCTGAAAACAGTCTTAGTAGTAGAAGGAGGCATAATTCCTTCTCGTCTCAGCATTCTAACAGCAGTCAGTCCTCAGTCACCTCCCACCAGTCACATTCCTCTCAAAGGTCACAGAGGTCACAGTCGTCACAGAGGTCACAGGCACCCCAGGTGATGATGAATGGTACCAGAAATCCTGGTTCTCACAACACTACACCCATCAagcaaccaccaccaccatcggTGCCTGTTAGTTATGCCTCAGAAGGACATCATTATAGGATGTCCAACGAGAGGACGGCCTACCCTGATCAATACCACAGTCACCATCAAAGGGACGATCCCTACAGGCAGCATCAGGCCTCGCCACAGAGATACGATCATTACCAGTCCAGGGATGAGTACGACTATCACATGGAACCCCCCGCCCTCTATCGGGATGAACCCAATGACTTTTATACAGATCAGCAATACGACGACTCCTTTCAGAGCAGCTACCACCATGACGAGATGGCACCAGCCGGTTACCACAATGGTGAAGCACAACGCTCATTCACCACGCAACAGAGTTATTCTCAATCGGGTTTAACCATTAGGGCAGTGTCAACTCCATCCAACCAGTCATCACCGGTACCCCAGCCTGCACCTGCCTACATGACCTCTGCCCCAGCAGTGTCTCGCTCCCCTCATCCCCCGGTGTACGGCACCACGATAGCTGTCAGCAAGGTCCATTACCAACCTGCGACACCCATGACCTGCGAACCGGTGACTcgtaaaaagaaacatcacagcCATCATATGGCTGGCAG CCTTCCTTCACTCATTGCTCTAGAAGATAGCAACCCCGTTCTCCTCCAACGTTCCGAGGTCAATTCACCCGTCAGCAGCGA AGGCAGTAGAGGAGGCTACTCACCTTATATTGAGGATATTGAATATGCAGCAGATATTGATGAATATGCAGAAGGAGATGATTACTTTGATGAGAACTCAAGCTGGAGTTCTGAAAGGGAAATAAATCAGTCCCATCCTGGAAAGATACGGGCTGGTACTCTGGTTTAA
- the LOC139962016 gene encoding N-acyl-phosphatidylethanolamine-hydrolyzing phospholipase D-like — protein MEETKALHLTKPRFENGRYENPWDTWIWPPVSKMLRWFLLDKNNSSIPSERILNTSLPIMEINHEELKTPPSTGVRILWIGHASTLVQFDGISVLTDPVFSDRCGLYSKFGPKRYRPSPITVDLLPKIDAVVISHNHYDHLDQSSVRDLNGRFGDNLKWFVPKGNQSWFDNIGCKNVQAMTWWEESKLSVNGNDITFACTPGQHWSNRGLFDRCKTLWSSWVIKGPSHNFFFGGDTGYCSVFKEIGETYGPFTAAAIPIGAYLPRDCLYCQHVDPDEAVQIHKDVKSRSSIGIHWGTFILTNEHYLDPPLRLKQALKTQEMKEDAFITLRHGEAKIFYNESTID, from the exons ATGGAAGAAACAAAAGCATTGCATCTTACTAAACCACGCTTTGAAAATGGCAGATATGAAAATCCCTGGGACACATGGATATGGCCGCCAGTCTCCAAGATGCTGAGATGGTTTCTCCTTGACAAAAACAACAGCAGCATTCCTTCAGAGAGA ATCTTGAATACTAGCTTACCAATAATGGAAATCAATCATGAGGAGTTGAAGACACCTCCTTCCACTGGTGTGCGGATTCTCTGGATCGGCCACGCTTCAACTCTGGTACAGTTTGACGGCATCTCGGTCCTCACAGACCCAGTATTCAGTGACCGATGTGGTCTTTATAGCAAGTTTGGTCCCAAGAGGTATCGGCCTAGCCCCATCACAGTGGATCTGCTCCCTAAGATAGACGCTGTCGTGATTAGCCACAATCACTACGACCATCTGGACCAAAGCAGCGTGAGAGATCTCAACGGGCGATTTGGTGATAATCTGAAGTGGTTCGTGCCCAAGGGTAATCAAAGCTGGTTCGACAATATTGGCTGTAAAAATGTCCAAGCGATGACATGGTGGGAGGAATCGAAACTCTCTGTGAACGGTAATGACATCACTTTCGCGTGCACACCCGGCCAGCATTGGAGCAACCGAGGTCTGTTTGACAGATGCAAGACTCTCTGGTCGTCTTGGGTCATCAAAGGTCCATCGCATAACTTTTTCTTCGGAGGCGATACAGGTTATTGCTCTGTATTCAAGGAGATCGGAGAGACGTACGGACCATTCACAGCGGCAGCAATACCCATAGGAGCATATCTACCAAG GGATTGTTTGTACTGTCAGCATGTGGACCCAGATGAAGCCGTCCAGATCCATAAGGACGTAAAGTCTAGGTCATCCATAGGAATACACTGGGGGACCTTCATACTTACCAATGAG CATTACTTGGACCCTCCACTAAGGCTGAAGCAAGCACTAAAGACACAGGAGATGAAGGAGGATGCCTTCATAACATTGAGGCATGGTGAGGCCAAAATATTCTATAATGAGTCAACTATTGATTAA